Proteins from one Daphnia pulicaria isolate SC F1-1A chromosome 3, SC_F0-13Bv2, whole genome shotgun sequence genomic window:
- the LOC124328766 gene encoding uncharacterized protein LOC124328766 — translation MPNYCCVPMCTSGYVRKGTVPEKVALFSTKDKKMQKLWMKYIPRKNYIFTDKSRVCSHHFADCDIDKGYFLTVAGQQVFQERKRWILKPGAIPKIFPNCPSHMTKVTCSQRKAKEMFDLFIIVEEAYRAEVDLGKLNILDWFERSMETLGVMVKESKFNPTICCNTHRKELVGKLVLEYLIIRNYLETKKWVKEFSQQSKSKSLRKQAEVIS, via the exons atgCCGAATTATTGTTGTGTCCCGATGTGCACTTCTGGTTATGTAAGAAAGGGAACTGTCCCAGAAAAAGTTGCGTTGTTCTcgacaaaagacaaaaaaatgcaaaaacttTGGATGAAATATATccctagaaaaaattacatattCACTGACAAGTCGAGGGTTTGCTCCCATCATTTTGCAGATTGTGACATAGACAAAGGGTATTTCTTGACTGTTGCAGGACAACAAGTTTTCCAGGAACGGAAAAGATGGATACTGAAACCGGGTGCAATTCCTAAGATATTTCCTA ATTGCCCATCTCACATGACAAAAGTCACATGCAGCCAAAGAAAAGCCAAAGAAATGTTCGACTTGTTCATAATTGTTGAAGAAGCTTATCGGGCAGAG GTTGACTTAGGGAAATTGAACATCCTGGACTGGTTTGAAAGATCGATGGAAACTCTGGGTGTGATGGTGAAGGAAAGTAAATTCAATCCCACCATTTGCTGCAACACACACCGGAAGGAACTTGTCGGAAAATTAGTTTTGGAGTATTTAATCATCAGAAATTACCTGGAAACTAAAAAGTGGGTTAAAGAATTCAGTCAACAATCAAAGTCAAAATCACTGCGTAAACAAGCTGAAGTGATCTCttag
- the LOC124328762 gene encoding cytochrome b-c1 complex subunit Rieske, mitochondrial-like, which yields MFSFVARSANLSSVTVAATQSVANGSKALSPAVSINIERVLVPPPAQKLTTNSLTAGLPINPIRASVSIGGPSQVRFAHTDVSVPDFSAYRRSNLKDSSADNKSSAPSRQGFSYLIVGSGAVGGAYAAKTVVGEFVGSMSASADVLALAKIEVKLNDIPEGKNVTFKWRGKPLFIRHRTAEEIDTESKVDMSTLRDPQLDSDRAQRPEWLVLLGVCTHLGCVPIANSGEFGGYYCPCHGSHYDASGRIRKGPAPLNLEIPIHTFVDENTLVVG from the exons ATGTTTAGTTTTGTTGCTCGTTCGGCGAATTTATCTTCCGTAACTGTTGCTGCCACACAATCGGTAGCAAATGGCTCGAAAGCTCTGTCTCCGGCCGTTTCCATCAACATTGAACGAGTTCTAGTTCCACCACCAGCCCAAAAACTAACGACCAACTCTTTAACGGCTGGTTTGCCGATTAATCCGATAAGAGCATCAGTTTCAATTGgag GTCCTAGCCAGGTGCGATTTGCTCACACTGATGTCTCAGTCCCAGATTTCTCTGCCTACAGACGCAGCAATCTTAAAGACAGCAGTGCTGATAACAAATCAAGCGCACCTAGCCGACAAGGCTTCTCGTATCTGATTGTTGGCAGTGGAGCAGTTGGTGGTGCTTATGCTGCCAAAACTGTTGTTGGTGAATTTGTGGGCTCCATGAGTGCTTCAGCTGATGTTTTGGCTTTGGCTAAAATTGAAGTTAAACTGAACGACATCCCTGAGGGTAAGAACGTTACCTTCAAATGGCGTGGAAAGCCCCTTTTCATTAGGCATCGCACTGCG GAGGAAATCGACACGGAAAGCAAAGTTGATATGTCTACACTGCGTGATCCACAACTTGATTCCGACCGTGCCCAGCGTCCCGAATGGCTGGTTTTGCTTGGAGTGTGCACCCATCTGGGTTGTGTCCCAATCGCAAATTCGG GCGAATTTGGAGGTTATTATTGCCCATGCCACGGTTCTCACTACGATGCTTCTGGCCGAATCCGCAAAGGCCCAGCTCCTTTGAACTTGGAAATCCCAATTCACACTTTTGTGGATGAAAACACTCTAGTTGTAGGTTAA
- the LOC124328743 gene encoding regulator of G-protein signaling 20-like: MESQADVSGESCRERLVATTVTTTIVSAECVTVSSLKTTVATLANAAANPSESPKRQHPLHQPATPSSAPLTLAGSTTAGQQQPPINSSSNLAGDSGGLAKNKAAIQQQQPPPPPDCPASAPASPKVINELSPKLGTNQNSVGKATRNNASSSGSSSANKEALKQRKSAEGSSSGSTGSNPIHHIAASGSSPARHGTTEGGSAGVGGGTTTETGRRTSTVAHTTTTAATNNTTTTTSTPRNSTKPCCFCWCCCYRCTCLSSRNQDEEMSKSKDITSRDSWSNDPDVTPSVEEIRCWGDSFDRLMKSSMGRVVFREFLKCEYSEENILFWLACEDLKKDNNPEVVEEKARLIYEDYISILSPKEVSLDSRVREIVNRNMVDPTPHTFDEAQLQIYTLMHRDSYPRFVNSTYYKKLAQLSSSSRKESSA, encoded by the exons ATGGAAAGTCAAGCGGACGTGAGTGGTGAGAGTTGCCGGGAACGTTTAGTCGCCACAACGGTGACGACAACAATCGTCAGTGCCGAATGCGTCACAGTGTCGAGTCTCAAGACGACAGTGGCGACATTAGCCAATGCGGCGGCCAACCCGTCAGAATCTCCGAAGCGCCAGCATCCGCTTCACCAGCCGGCGACGCCTTCATCCGCACCGTTGACGTTGGCAGGCTCGACCAccgctggccagcagcagccgcccatcaacagcagcagcaatttgGCTGGCGACAGCGGAGGATTGGCGAAGAATAAAGCggcgatccagcagcagcagccgccgcctCCGCCGGATTGTCCTGCGAGTGCGCCAGCGTCGCCCAAAGTCATAAACGAATTGTCACCGAAATTGGGGACCAATCAGAACAGCGTCGGCAAAGCGACGAGGAACAACgcgagcagcagcggcagcagcagtgccAATAAAGAAGCGCTGAAACAGCGAAAGTCGGCGgaaggcagcagcagtggcAGCACCGGATCCAATCCAATCCATCACATAGCGGCATCCGGCAGCAGCCCGGCTCGTCACGGGACGACTGAAGGCGGAAGTGCCGGTGTTGGTGGTGGAACGACGACCGAAACTGGCCGGAGAACGTCAACCGTCGctcacaccaccaccaccgccgccactAACAACACGACGACAACGACCAGCACGCCCAGGAATTCGACCAAGCcctgctgcttctgctggtGTTGCTGCTACAGATGCACATG CTTGTCATCGAGGAATCAAGACGAAGAGATGAGCAAATCCAAAGACATCACCAGCCGGGACTCTTGGAGCAACGATCCAGATGTGAC GCCGAGCGTGGAAGAGATCCGGTGCTGGGGCGACTCGTTCGACCGGCTGATGAAGAGCTCGATGGGTCGGGTGGTCTTCCGCGAGTTCCTCAAGTGCGAGTACAGCGAGGAGAACATCCTCTTCTGGCTGGCCTGCGAGGATCTCAAAAAGGACAACAATCCCGAAGTGGTCGAAGAGAAGGCCCGGCTCATCTACGAGGACTACATCTCCATCCTATCGCCCAAAGAG GTGAGCCTGGACTCGCGGGTGCGCGAAATCGTCAACCGCAACATGGTCGACCCAACGCCGCACACGTTCGACGAGGCCCAGCTGCAGATCTACACGCTGATGCATCGCGACTCGTACCCGCGCTTCGTCAATTCCACCTACTACAAGAAACTCGCCCAGCTGAGCAGCTCCAGCCGGAAGGAGAGCTCCGCTTGA